The Williamsia sp. DF01-3 genome has a window encoding:
- a CDS encoding cell wall metabolism sensor histidine kinase WalK produces MTAIFIAAVGVLALLIGVAAGWYLGRRRAASASYDLTRSATPVESDAAPLLHSSSARVPRMTRATLLDLIIDGGETGVAVVDDVRDVVFFNDRANALGMVRDHLLDDDVWDYARYTLESGDTSRFTFVPPQGIGAFVSTGRGPGRKIQSVSCVTERISDGDERYTVIYGQDDSEHMRVEQTRRDFVANVSHELKTPVAAIGLLAEALMESADDPYSVEHFGERVRIEALRMGNMVSELIALSRLQGAEKLPDLEDVEVDVLIDEVIDRAQINAEAAGIKLTTDEDSDLHVDGDHTLLLTALNNLVANAIAYSPSGTAVSVSRRVVTIDNRQMVAIAVTDRGIGIAPQHQQRVFERFFRVDKARSRATGGTGLGLAIVKHVAVNHGGSIDLWSKPGTGSTFTLTIPLATRTTSRAPELSTATSAEPTTQTVVTEERELSR; encoded by the coding sequence GTGACCGCAATTTTCATCGCGGCAGTGGGCGTGCTGGCACTTCTTATCGGCGTGGCGGCCGGATGGTATCTGGGCCGCAGGCGCGCCGCCTCCGCGTCTTACGACCTCACCCGATCGGCAACGCCGGTCGAGTCCGACGCCGCACCGCTTCTGCACTCGTCGTCCGCCCGGGTTCCCCGGATGACCCGGGCCACCCTGCTCGACCTGATCATCGACGGTGGCGAGACCGGTGTTGCTGTCGTCGACGACGTCCGCGACGTCGTGTTCTTCAACGATCGCGCCAACGCCCTCGGCATGGTTCGCGACCATCTCCTCGACGATGACGTGTGGGACTACGCCAGGTACACCCTCGAGAGCGGCGACACCAGCAGGTTCACCTTCGTGCCGCCGCAGGGCATCGGTGCCTTCGTGTCCACCGGCCGAGGGCCGGGCCGCAAGATCCAGTCGGTCTCGTGTGTCACCGAACGGATCTCGGACGGAGACGAGCGCTACACCGTCATCTACGGCCAGGACGACTCCGAACACATGCGGGTCGAGCAGACCCGCCGCGATTTCGTGGCCAACGTCTCGCACGAACTCAAGACGCCCGTCGCCGCCATCGGACTGCTGGCCGAAGCGCTGATGGAATCGGCCGACGACCCGTACTCGGTGGAGCACTTCGGAGAGCGGGTGCGCATCGAGGCCCTGCGCATGGGCAACATGGTCTCCGAGTTGATCGCGCTGTCGCGGTTGCAGGGCGCCGAGAAGCTGCCCGACCTCGAGGACGTCGAGGTGGACGTACTCATCGACGAGGTCATCGACCGCGCCCAGATCAACGCCGAGGCCGCGGGCATCAAACTCACCACCGACGAGGATTCCGATCTGCATGTCGACGGCGACCACACCCTGTTGCTCACCGCCCTGAACAACCTCGTGGCCAACGCAATCGCCTACTCGCCCAGCGGTACCGCGGTGTCGGTGAGCAGGCGTGTGGTGACCATCGACAACCGCCAGATGGTGGCCATCGCCGTCACCGACCGCGGCATCGGGATCGCCCCGCAACACCAGCAGCGGGTGTTCGAACGCTTCTTCCGGGTCGACAAGGCGAGGTCGCGGGCCACCGGAGGTACCGGTCTGGGACTGGCCATCGTCAAACACGTTGCGGTGAACCACGGCGGATCCATCGACCTGTGGAGCAAACCCGGCACCGGATCCACCTTCACCCTCACCATCCCGCTGGCGACACGCACCACGTCGCGAGCCCCCGAGTTGTCCACTGCCACAAGCGCAGAACCGACCACGCAGACCGTGGTCACCGAAGAGAGAGAACTGAGCCGTTGA
- a CDS encoding GNAT family N-acetyltransferase, with amino-acid sequence MANIRVTHSQAQERYEIFDGEQYVGYLDYVSEPEQVVLTHTVVLDQFSGKGYAGHLVKYVLDDIERSGKKVVPLCSYVGYFIEQHPQYAPMATEVTR; translated from the coding sequence ATGGCAAATATCCGAGTGACACATTCTCAGGCCCAGGAACGGTACGAGATCTTCGACGGCGAGCAATATGTCGGATATCTCGACTACGTCAGTGAGCCCGAGCAGGTGGTGCTGACCCACACCGTGGTGCTCGATCAATTCAGTGGCAAAGGTTATGCCGGACACCTGGTGAAATACGTCCTCGACGATATCGAGCGCTCCGGTAAGAAAGTCGTACCTCTGTGCTCGTACGTCGGCTACTTCATCGAACAACATCCGCAATATGCGCCGATGGCCACCGAGGTCACCCGCTGA
- a CDS encoding phosphoglyceromutase — protein MSNGTLILMRHGESVWNASNQFTGWVDVALTEKGEAEAVRAGELLVEHDLLPDVLYTSLLRRAISTAQIALDRADRHWIPVVRDWRLNERHYGALQGLNKAETKEKFGNDQFMLWRRSYDTPPPVLEKGAEYSQDADPRYADLPAVPQTECLKDVVDRLIPYYNETIVADLKAGKTVLVAAHGNSLRALVKHLDGISDDDIAGLNIPTGNPLRYDLDDNLEPVIKGGAYLDPEAAAAGAAAVAAQGSK, from the coding sequence ATGAGCAACGGAACCCTGATCTTGATGCGTCACGGTGAAAGCGTGTGGAATGCGTCCAACCAGTTCACCGGTTGGGTCGACGTTGCCCTCACCGAGAAGGGCGAGGCCGAAGCGGTACGCGCCGGAGAGTTGCTCGTCGAGCACGATCTGCTCCCCGACGTTCTGTACACCTCGCTGCTCCGGCGCGCGATCTCGACCGCTCAGATCGCCCTGGACAGGGCCGACCGTCATTGGATCCCGGTGGTGCGTGACTGGCGACTGAACGAGCGGCACTACGGCGCTCTGCAGGGTCTGAACAAGGCCGAGACCAAAGAGAAGTTCGGCAACGACCAGTTCATGTTGTGGCGCCGTAGCTACGACACCCCGCCGCCGGTCCTGGAGAAGGGCGCCGAATACAGCCAGGATGCAGATCCCCGGTATGCGGACCTGCCGGCAGTTCCACAGACCGAGTGCCTCAAGGATGTTGTCGACCGATTGATCCCGTACTACAACGAGACCATCGTCGCCGACCTCAAGGCGGGCAAGACGGTGCTGGTGGCTGCGCACGGCAATTCCCTGCGAGCTCTGGTGAAACATCTCGACGGGATTTCGGACGACGACATCGCGGGGCTGAACATTCCGACGGGCAATCCGCTGCGCTATGACCTCGACGACAATCTCGAGCCGGTCATCAAAGGCGGCGCATATCTGGACCCTGAGGCGGCCGCTGCGGGAGCTGCGGCGGTGGCGGCGCAGGGCAGTAAATAG